The Microbacterium sp. LWO12-1.2 genome includes a window with the following:
- a CDS encoding YihY/virulence factor BrkB family protein, with protein MVNTESRSESPARPGIVERVTGPIIAWALGRRLVRAALLYSERRGPMLADSVTYRALFSVFAGVLLGFSIAALWLAGNPVAWQAIIDAVQSVVPGLIGEGGVIDTDALKAPATLSIAGVISLVALLGSALGAIGSLRTAVRILAGTAHDDILWIWVLLRNLGLALAIGLSFVAAAFLTFAGQLGVTWLSGLLGLSEDSPLVLWGVRALSLLVVFALDAALIAGIFRVLSGVRASARSLWVGALFGAVGLLVLQELSGLFIGGATSNPLLASFASLLALLIWLNFSAQVILIACAYVVTAEEEAKDRVHARFGATTFPQRRLQRAEVDVRVATAELRAAQEALVEEKPKS; from the coding sequence GTGGTGAACACCGAATCGCGATCCGAATCCCCCGCCCGTCCCGGCATCGTCGAGCGCGTGACCGGCCCGATCATCGCCTGGGCCCTCGGGCGCCGCCTGGTGCGTGCCGCCCTGCTCTACTCGGAGCGCCGCGGCCCGATGCTCGCCGACAGCGTCACCTATCGCGCACTGTTCAGCGTCTTCGCCGGCGTGCTCCTGGGGTTCTCCATCGCCGCGCTCTGGTTGGCGGGAAACCCGGTGGCGTGGCAGGCGATCATCGATGCGGTGCAGTCCGTCGTGCCCGGGCTGATCGGCGAAGGCGGGGTGATCGACACCGATGCGCTGAAGGCACCGGCCACCCTCTCGATCGCCGGTGTGATCTCGCTCGTCGCACTGTTGGGTTCCGCCCTCGGGGCGATCGGCTCGCTGCGCACGGCCGTCCGCATCCTCGCCGGCACCGCGCACGACGACATCCTCTGGATCTGGGTCCTGCTGCGCAATCTCGGCCTGGCGCTCGCGATCGGCCTCTCGTTCGTCGCCGCGGCCTTCCTCACCTTCGCAGGGCAGCTCGGCGTCACCTGGCTCAGCGGCCTTCTCGGTCTGTCCGAAGATTCTCCGCTCGTGCTCTGGGGCGTACGCGCACTGTCGCTCCTGGTCGTGTTCGCGCTGGATGCGGCCCTCATCGCCGGCATATTCCGCGTGCTGTCCGGCGTGCGGGCGTCTGCGCGTTCGCTCTGGGTCGGCGCCCTGTTCGGTGCCGTCGGCCTCCTCGTGCTCCAGGAGCTTTCCGGGCTGTTCATCGGGGGCGCGACGAGCAATCCGCTCCTCGCCTCGTTCGCGTCGCTGCTCGCCCTGCTGATCTGGCTGAACTTCTCGGCGCAGGTGATCCTGATCGCATGCGCCTACGTCGTGACAGCCGAGGAGGAGGCGAAGGACCGCGTGCACGCCCGCTTCGGTGCCACGACGTTCCCGCAGCGCCGCCTCCAGCGGGCGGAGGTCGACGTACGCGTTGCCACAGCCGAGTTGCGCGCGGCCCAGGAGGCGCTGGTCGAGGAGAAGCCGAAGAGCTGA
- the thrB gene encoding homoserine kinase, which translates to MAQGRTVEVRVPATSANLGPGFDTLGLALSVYDTLQITELPAGTLEIEVSGSGADEIPRDETNLIVRTIAHVYADAGRSLPGLRIVAENGVPHGRGLGSSGAAVAAGVLAAKGLLEGDVEIGDGDLLRLATEIEGHPDNVAPALFGGLTIAWMGERGPQHKKLLVHRGVSPLVLVPAYTMSTSQARSLQPPHVSTADAVFNVSRSALLIAALMQSPELLLDATADRLHQDYRAEAMPETQRLVQALRGAGFAAVVSGAGPSVLVLADGPGSRQDAVELANDVTDTPWEALLLAVDVRGGTVGDRAEGFHEAS; encoded by the coding sequence ATGGCGCAGGGCCGCACCGTCGAGGTGCGCGTCCCCGCCACCAGCGCGAACCTCGGACCCGGATTCGACACTTTGGGTCTGGCTCTCAGCGTCTACGACACGCTGCAGATCACGGAACTCCCGGCCGGTACCCTCGAGATCGAGGTCTCCGGGTCCGGCGCCGATGAGATCCCCCGCGACGAGACCAACCTCATCGTCCGCACGATCGCTCACGTGTACGCCGACGCCGGACGCTCCCTGCCGGGACTGCGGATCGTCGCCGAGAACGGCGTCCCGCACGGCCGCGGTCTCGGCTCTTCGGGCGCTGCGGTGGCCGCCGGCGTGCTGGCAGCCAAGGGGCTGCTGGAAGGCGACGTCGAGATCGGCGACGGCGACCTGCTGCGACTCGCAACCGAGATCGAAGGGCACCCCGACAATGTCGCGCCTGCGCTGTTCGGCGGCCTGACGATCGCCTGGATGGGCGAGCGCGGCCCGCAGCACAAGAAGCTCCTGGTGCACCGCGGAGTGTCGCCGCTCGTGCTCGTGCCGGCATACACGATGTCGACCTCTCAGGCCCGCTCTCTGCAGCCGCCTCACGTGTCCACGGCGGATGCCGTGTTCAACGTCTCGCGGTCGGCGCTGCTCATCGCCGCGCTGATGCAGAGCCCGGAACTGCTCTTGGATGCGACCGCCGACCGACTCCACCAGGACTACCGCGCCGAGGCCATGCCTGAGACGCAGCGCCTGGTGCAGGCTCTGCGCGGCGCAGGGTTCGCGGCGGTCGTCTCGGGAGCGGGACCCAGCGTGCTGGTGCTCGCCGACGGCCCCGGCAGCCGTCAGGATGCCGTCGAATTGGCGAACGACGTGACCGACACCCCGTGGGAGGCGCTGCTGCTCGCCGTCGACGTACGTGGTGGTACAGTGGGGGATCGAGCGGAGGGCTTCCACGAAGCTTCGTGA
- a CDS encoding DUF2993 domain-containing protein — MSDDNHTLPYPDAAAEHETLVIPGQNAAEQAETPPRPKRRRWPWVLLIVVVVLGVLVVAAEFIARAVLPGVVRSLVIDELNLPADQQLDVEADGILLPQLIGGTLDSLHLSTDSVTLEGITGAADVTATGVPLRGGDLGGASGTIRIDQTQFTALLADTDLPVDTVAFEAPNATVSGTVSVLGIDIPVALTVTPGAAEGDLELTPVELSVGGLVIDAGQVGSTLGSLGESLTQTQQICIADQLPAGLTLTGLEIVGSEAVIDIDVDGAIVTDETLLEKGVCATS, encoded by the coding sequence ATGAGCGACGACAACCACACCCTCCCGTACCCGGACGCCGCCGCCGAGCACGAGACGCTCGTGATCCCGGGACAGAACGCCGCGGAGCAGGCTGAGACACCGCCGCGCCCGAAGCGGCGCCGGTGGCCCTGGGTGCTGCTGATCGTCGTGGTGGTGCTGGGGGTGCTGGTCGTCGCTGCGGAGTTCATCGCGCGCGCCGTGCTGCCCGGAGTCGTCCGTTCGCTCGTGATCGACGAGCTGAACCTGCCCGCTGATCAGCAACTCGACGTCGAGGCGGACGGCATCCTGCTGCCTCAGCTGATCGGAGGCACGCTCGACAGCCTGCACCTGTCCACGGATTCCGTGACTCTGGAGGGGATCACGGGCGCCGCCGATGTGACAGCCACGGGTGTTCCTCTCCGCGGAGGCGATCTGGGCGGAGCCTCCGGCACGATCCGCATCGATCAGACGCAGTTCACCGCGCTCCTCGCCGACACCGATCTCCCGGTCGACACGGTCGCGTTCGAGGCTCCGAACGCCACGGTGTCCGGCACGGTGTCCGTCCTCGGCATCGACATCCCTGTCGCGCTGACCGTGACGCCCGGTGCGGCGGAGGGCGACCTCGAACTCACTCCGGTCGAACTGAGCGTGGGAGGCCTGGTGATCGATGCCGGCCAGGTCGGGTCGACCTTGGGCTCGCTCGGGGAGAGTCTCACTCAGACCCAGCAGATCTGCATCGCAGACCAGCTGCCCGCTGGTCTCACGCTGACGGGGCTGGAGATCGTCGGCAGCGAGGCGGTCATCGACATCGATGTGGACGGAGCGATCGTCACGGACGAGACGCTGCTGGAGAAGGGCGTCTGCGCGACGTCCTGA
- a CDS encoding TetR/AcrR family transcriptional regulator: MPRPLVPNRRERILDAAESLILAHGFDAVSVATIAAHGGIGKGAVYLEFAGKRAILDDLLRRATGRVRARVQEDVGDDPSLGTAYRAAARAVLSDRLMTAAFLDDEGVLGRHADTVSDARYRVRHRAVVEWVRALQRQGRIAADVVPEHLALALSSATIGLLSAARLLGPMGPHDLEGAIDALGTMAATFERG; encoded by the coding sequence ATGCCACGCCCGCTGGTACCGAATCGACGTGAACGCATCCTCGACGCCGCGGAGAGCCTGATCCTCGCACACGGGTTCGATGCGGTGAGCGTTGCCACGATCGCCGCGCACGGGGGCATCGGAAAGGGCGCCGTCTACCTCGAGTTCGCCGGCAAGCGCGCGATCCTCGACGACCTGCTGCGCCGCGCCACGGGCCGAGTGCGAGCGCGCGTGCAGGAGGACGTCGGTGACGACCCGAGTCTGGGCACGGCGTATCGGGCTGCGGCCCGCGCGGTGCTCTCCGATCGGCTGATGACGGCGGCGTTCCTCGACGACGAGGGCGTACTGGGACGACATGCGGATACCGTGTCCGATGCGCGCTACCGGGTTCGCCACCGCGCGGTGGTCGAGTGGGTGCGGGCGCTGCAGCGACAAGGGCGGATCGCCGCGGATGTCGTGCCGGAACACCTGGCGCTGGCGTTGTCGAGCGCCACCATCGGGCTGCTCTCCGCGGCTCGTCTGCTCGGTCCGATGGGGCCGCACGACCTGGAAGGTGCGATCGATGCGCTGGGCACGATGGCCGCGACCTTCGAGAGAGGCTGA
- a CDS encoding alpha/beta fold hydrolase yields MHVSISGEAQSTPLLLLHGGGVAGWMWEPTRRYLADDRRLLVPDLPGHGRSADQDYVSHDDAVEQLVAVIEREERPIAVVGFSLGAQLAVLLAARRPDLVDRVAVVSAQTIPLPAPGPMLALLRATAGLAKKEWFARVQASALFVPEDLMPLYVQTSAGISRDTLLHAVGDNIAFRVPDGWNRFPGPALILAGAQEKPLMKKSAALLHAALPQSTLEIVEGCGHGIPLQQPSWLARRIEAWLG; encoded by the coding sequence ATGCACGTATCGATATCCGGTGAGGCGCAGAGCACGCCCCTGCTCCTCCTGCACGGTGGCGGGGTCGCCGGGTGGATGTGGGAGCCGACGCGTCGATACCTCGCCGACGACCGCCGTCTGCTCGTCCCCGATCTGCCCGGGCACGGGCGCAGCGCCGACCAGGACTACGTCTCTCATGACGACGCGGTGGAGCAGCTGGTGGCAGTCATCGAGCGAGAGGAGCGTCCGATCGCGGTGGTGGGCTTCTCACTCGGCGCGCAGCTCGCGGTGCTGTTGGCGGCGCGGCGCCCCGATCTCGTGGATCGCGTGGCCGTCGTCAGCGCACAGACCATCCCGCTCCCTGCGCCCGGTCCGATGCTCGCCCTCCTGCGCGCCACCGCAGGTCTCGCGAAGAAGGAGTGGTTCGCGAGGGTGCAGGCATCGGCTCTGTTCGTGCCGGAAGACCTGATGCCCCTGTACGTGCAGACCTCCGCAGGCATCTCCCGTGACACCCTGCTGCACGCGGTGGGCGACAACATCGCCTTCCGCGTGCCCGACGGGTGGAACAGGTTCCCCGGCCCCGCACTGATCCTCGCCGGCGCACAGGAGAAGCCGCTCATGAAGAAGTCGGCCGCACTCCTGCACGCGGCACTCCCGCAGAGCACGCTGGAGATCGTCGAGGGGTGCGGTCATGGCATCCCTCTGCAGCAGCCCTCGTGGTTGGCTCGACGGATCGAGGCGTGGCTCGGCTGA
- a CDS encoding homoserine dehydrogenase, with the protein MTEYRRLRVALLGAGAVGSQVAALLLRHGDELADRAGASLELAGIAVRNLDAPRDVDLPRELFTTDAESLILGADIVIELIGGIEPARTNILQAIGSGADVVTANKALLATHGPELFEAADRVGASVYYEAAAAGAIPIIRPLRDSLAGDRVVRIMGIVNGTTNYILDRMDTEGADFADVLADAQRLGYAEADPTADVEGYDAAQKAAILASLAFHTAVPLDAVHREGISSITASMIEEARSAGFVIKLLAVCERIEANGDESISVRVYPALVPQSHPLASVHGANNAVFVEAEAAGSLMFYGAGAGGVQTASAVLGDVVSAARRHIAGGVGVGESTRANMPIVPIGHVTTRYQITLEVADAPGVLATVAGILSDGGVSVATVVQTVEGEAEPTARLIIGTHRAAESALSATVDALAGSSVVERVVSVLRVEGE; encoded by the coding sequence ATGACAGAGTACCGACGACTTCGTGTGGCGCTTCTCGGCGCCGGGGCTGTCGGCTCCCAGGTCGCAGCACTCCTGCTGCGCCACGGAGACGAGCTCGCCGATCGCGCCGGAGCCTCCCTGGAACTGGCGGGCATCGCCGTGCGCAACCTCGACGCTCCCCGCGACGTCGACCTCCCGCGGGAGCTGTTCACGACCGACGCGGAATCCCTGATCCTCGGGGCGGACATCGTGATCGAGCTGATCGGTGGCATCGAGCCCGCGCGCACCAACATCCTGCAGGCGATCGGGTCCGGCGCCGACGTGGTGACGGCGAACAAGGCCCTTCTCGCCACTCACGGGCCCGAACTCTTCGAAGCCGCCGACCGCGTCGGGGCTTCCGTCTACTACGAGGCTGCCGCGGCCGGAGCCATCCCGATCATCCGTCCGCTGCGCGATTCGCTCGCCGGCGACCGCGTGGTGCGGATCATGGGCATCGTCAACGGCACCACGAACTACATCCTCGACCGGATGGACACCGAGGGCGCCGACTTCGCGGACGTGCTCGCCGACGCGCAGCGTCTGGGCTACGCCGAGGCGGACCCCACAGCAGACGTCGAGGGCTACGACGCGGCGCAGAAGGCCGCGATCCTGGCGAGCCTGGCGTTCCACACCGCCGTGCCTCTGGATGCCGTGCATCGCGAGGGCATCTCCTCGATCACGGCGTCGATGATCGAGGAGGCTCGGTCTGCGGGCTTCGTGATCAAGCTGCTCGCGGTCTGCGAACGCATCGAGGCCAACGGCGACGAGTCGATCTCGGTGCGCGTCTACCCGGCACTCGTGCCCCAGTCGCACCCGCTCGCATCCGTGCACGGCGCGAACAACGCCGTCTTCGTGGAGGCAGAGGCCGCCGGGTCGCTGATGTTCTACGGCGCGGGCGCCGGGGGAGTGCAGACCGCATCCGCCGTGCTCGGTGACGTCGTGTCCGCAGCCCGCCGCCACATCGCCGGCGGCGTCGGGGTGGGGGAGTCGACCAGAGCCAACATGCCCATCGTCCCGATCGGGCACGTCACCACGCGGTACCAGATCACGCTCGAGGTCGCGGATGCGCCCGGCGTGCTGGCCACGGTCGCTGGCATCCTCAGCGACGGCGGAGTCTCCGTCGCCACTGTCGTGCAGACGGTCGAAGGTGAGGCCGAGCCGACTGCGCGTCTGATCATCGGCACGCACCGCGCCGCCGAGAGTGCGCTCAGCGCGACCGTCGACGCCCTGGCCGGCAGCTCCGTGGTCGAGCGCGTGGTCTCCGTGCTGCGCGTGGAAGGCGAGTGA
- a CDS encoding alpha/beta fold hydrolase has product MEQRRRQIALSIGMVSYMEWFPSAETGSPVLLLHGGGADSAMLSWGEVAPALADAGHRVIAPDHPGFGRSPRLNAPLTQERLVDYLAEFVDALGLDGYVVGGLSLGGGLSLGHLLTHPGRARGAILLGTYGVMPRLTDGPFSALTHFLTFTLLRTGLLNAMTTMYSRSPTAMERGLKDIVRNEGARTPALLAAVMVEAQKGTGLAVFGEWQRDQVLWNRLRTVYSDRLPAITVPVLLVHGGQDRGVPPARAEKAAASIPRSALVVVPGAGHWVQRDRPDLVIPAIIEHLRRIDDATPAGTEST; this is encoded by the coding sequence ATGGAGCAGCGACGCCGGCAGATCGCACTCTCGATCGGCATGGTCTCTTACATGGAGTGGTTCCCCTCCGCCGAGACCGGCTCCCCCGTGCTGCTCCTGCATGGCGGAGGGGCAGACAGCGCGATGCTCTCCTGGGGTGAGGTGGCGCCGGCGTTGGCGGACGCGGGGCATCGGGTGATCGCCCCGGATCACCCGGGTTTCGGACGCAGTCCGCGCCTGAACGCCCCGCTCACGCAAGAGCGACTCGTCGACTACCTCGCTGAATTCGTCGATGCCCTCGGTCTCGACGGCTACGTGGTCGGTGGTCTCTCACTGGGCGGCGGCCTGAGCCTCGGCCACCTGCTCACGCACCCCGGACGAGCCCGCGGTGCCATCCTCCTCGGCACGTACGGAGTGATGCCACGCCTGACCGACGGCCCTTTCAGCGCTCTCACACACTTCCTGACGTTCACGCTGCTGCGCACCGGTCTGCTGAACGCGATGACCACGATGTACTCCCGCAGCCCCACCGCGATGGAGCGGGGTTTGAAGGACATCGTGCGCAACGAGGGGGCCCGCACGCCCGCGCTCCTCGCCGCGGTGATGGTCGAGGCCCAGAAGGGAACCGGGCTGGCCGTCTTCGGCGAGTGGCAACGCGATCAAGTTCTCTGGAACCGCTTGCGCACGGTCTACTCCGACCGCCTGCCGGCCATCACCGTCCCTGTGCTGCTCGTCCACGGCGGGCAGGACCGCGGAGTTCCGCCGGCACGTGCCGAGAAGGCCGCTGCCTCCATCCCGCGCTCCGCACTCGTGGTCGTGCCAGGTGCAGGACATTGGGTTCAGCGTGATCGACCCGACCTCGTGATTCCCGCCATCATCGAGCATCTGAGGAGGATCGACGATGCCACGCCCGCTGGTACCGAATCGACGTGA
- the lysA gene encoding diaminopimelate decarboxylase: MLSPADSLAPEWLVEPDDANDLADGVWPASAIRDADGALVLAGLSATDLAQTYGTPLLVIDEDEVRTRARAFRSAFDKAAADHGTTAQVYYAGKAFLCTTIARWVVDEGLRVDVCTGGELEVALAAGVAPAAIGFHGNNKSTAELQRAVDVGVGSIIVDSDIEIERLSAITARTGAVQRVFVRVISGVHAETHDFLATAHEDQKFGFPLPEAERAVARIREIPGLDFAGLHCHIGSQIFGVAGFRESASRVLELHATLLESGPVPQLNLGGGFGIAYTRIDDPTPIDELAAEIVAAVAQGCDARGIAVPALSFEPGRAIVGTAGVTLYEVGTTKDVTVESGAVRRYISVDGGMSDNARPALYGAQFSARLASRVGDGSPQLSRVVGKHCESGDIVVDHEYLPDDLVPGDLLAVPATGAYCVSLASNYNHVPRPPVIAVRDGESRVIVRGETIDDLLARDAGIDGGHVSDRSRPSTSEGAR, translated from the coding sequence TTGCTTTCCCCTGCCGACTCGCTCGCCCCGGAGTGGCTCGTCGAGCCCGACGACGCGAACGACCTCGCCGACGGCGTCTGGCCTGCCTCCGCCATCCGTGACGCCGATGGTGCACTCGTCCTCGCGGGCCTCAGCGCGACCGATCTCGCCCAGACCTACGGCACGCCCCTTCTCGTGATCGACGAGGACGAAGTGCGCACGCGCGCGAGAGCCTTCCGCAGCGCCTTCGACAAGGCCGCGGCAGACCACGGGACCACGGCGCAGGTGTACTACGCCGGCAAGGCATTCCTGTGCACCACGATCGCCCGCTGGGTCGTCGACGAAGGACTCCGTGTCGACGTCTGCACCGGAGGAGAGCTCGAGGTCGCGCTCGCCGCAGGCGTCGCCCCTGCCGCGATCGGCTTCCACGGCAACAACAAGTCCACCGCGGAGCTGCAGCGCGCCGTCGACGTCGGTGTGGGGTCGATCATCGTCGACAGTGACATCGAGATCGAGCGGTTGTCTGCCATCACTGCACGCACCGGCGCGGTCCAGCGGGTCTTCGTCCGCGTCATCAGCGGTGTCCACGCCGAGACGCACGACTTCCTCGCCACGGCGCACGAGGATCAGAAGTTCGGTTTCCCGCTGCCGGAGGCAGAGCGGGCCGTCGCGCGGATCCGCGAGATCCCCGGTCTGGACTTCGCCGGGCTGCACTGCCACATCGGCTCGCAGATCTTCGGCGTCGCCGGGTTCCGGGAATCGGCGTCCCGCGTGCTCGAACTGCACGCGACCCTTCTCGAGAGCGGACCCGTCCCTCAGCTGAACCTCGGAGGAGGCTTCGGCATCGCGTACACGCGCATCGACGACCCGACTCCGATCGACGAGCTGGCCGCAGAGATCGTCGCCGCCGTCGCGCAGGGGTGCGATGCCCGCGGGATCGCCGTGCCGGCACTCTCGTTCGAACCCGGCAGGGCGATCGTCGGCACCGCCGGTGTGACGCTGTACGAGGTCGGCACGACCAAGGACGTCACGGTCGAGTCCGGTGCCGTCCGCCGCTACATCAGCGTCGACGGCGGCATGAGCGACAACGCGCGCCCTGCCCTGTACGGTGCCCAGTTCTCCGCTCGACTGGCCTCACGGGTCGGTGACGGCTCTCCGCAGCTCAGCCGCGTCGTCGGAAAGCACTGCGAATCCGGTGACATCGTCGTCGACCACGAATACCTCCCGGACGATCTCGTCCCGGGTGATCTGCTCGCCGTTCCGGCCACGGGCGCCTACTGCGTCTCGCTGGCGAGCAACTACAACCATGTTCCGCGCCCTCCCGTGATCGCCGTGCGCGACGGGGAGTCCCGAGTGATCGTTCGAGGCGAGACCATCGACGATCTGCTCGCGCGGGACGCGGGCATCGACGGCGGACACGTGTCCGACCGATCGCGTCCGTCCACCTCAGAAGGAGCAAGATGA
- the argS gene encoding arginine--tRNA ligase — translation MNPETLAHALLAVLTPLADERRPGEPLGLTAADLVFERPRNRDHGDWASNIAMRLAKQFGANPRELAQQIADGLAAVDGVASTEVAGPGFINIRLDAAAAGALAKTIVDAGAAYGTNDSQQGVTVNLEFVSANPTGPLHIAHTRWAALGDSIVRLLLASGAHAVREYYINDAGAQMERFASSVLAAAKGEPTPEGGYPGEYITTLAQRVLAARPDLLDLPDEEQLVVARDQAYEFQLAEIKHSLDRFNVPFDVWFSERTLHEKDASGTSLIDQAVDRLREQGHVFDLEGAVWVRTTDFGDDKDRVIRRSNGEYTYFAADAAYYLNKGDRGFQNKIYLLGADHHGYVHRLKAVAGAAGEDPEKNIQVLIGQMVSINGARLSKRAGNIIEMDDLLDWLGTDALRYSLERSPADSPLDLDPELLQKRTNDNPVFYVQYAHARTHNVARNAGDSGVDRSEFAPETLTHESEAALLGALQEFPRIVAFAAEVREPHRVARYLEELAGLYHRWYDNCRVIPQGDDPIESVHRTRLWLNDAAGQVFRNGLDLLGVSAPERM, via the coding sequence ATGAACCCTGAAACGCTCGCCCATGCCCTCCTCGCCGTCCTGACACCCCTCGCAGACGAGCGACGCCCGGGCGAGCCGCTCGGTCTCACCGCAGCCGACCTCGTCTTCGAGCGTCCGCGCAACCGCGACCATGGTGACTGGGCGTCGAACATCGCCATGCGTCTGGCCAAGCAGTTCGGCGCCAACCCGCGCGAGCTCGCGCAGCAGATCGCCGATGGACTCGCCGCGGTCGACGGCGTCGCGAGCACCGAGGTCGCAGGTCCCGGGTTCATCAACATCCGCCTCGACGCGGCGGCTGCGGGCGCGCTCGCGAAGACGATCGTCGACGCCGGTGCCGCCTACGGCACGAACGACTCCCAGCAGGGCGTGACCGTGAACCTCGAGTTCGTCTCCGCGAACCCCACCGGTCCGCTGCACATCGCCCACACCCGTTGGGCCGCTCTCGGCGACTCGATCGTCCGACTGCTGCTCGCCAGCGGGGCGCACGCCGTCCGCGAGTACTACATCAACGACGCCGGCGCGCAGATGGAGCGCTTCGCGAGCTCGGTGCTCGCTGCGGCCAAGGGCGAGCCGACACCGGAAGGCGGTTACCCGGGGGAGTACATCACCACGCTCGCGCAGCGGGTGCTCGCCGCGCGTCCCGACCTGCTCGACCTCCCGGACGAGGAGCAGCTCGTGGTCGCTCGCGACCAGGCGTACGAGTTCCAGCTCGCCGAGATCAAGCACTCGCTCGACCGCTTCAACGTGCCCTTCGACGTCTGGTTCTCGGAGCGCACCTTGCACGAGAAGGACGCCTCCGGCACGAGCCTGATCGACCAGGCCGTCGACCGTCTGCGTGAGCAGGGCCATGTCTTCGACCTCGAAGGTGCCGTATGGGTGCGCACCACCGACTTCGGCGACGACAAGGACCGCGTGATCCGCCGCTCCAACGGCGAGTACACCTACTTCGCCGCTGACGCCGCCTACTACCTCAACAAGGGCGACCGCGGCTTCCAGAACAAGATCTACCTGCTGGGCGCCGACCACCACGGCTACGTGCACCGTCTCAAGGCCGTCGCCGGTGCTGCAGGCGAGGACCCGGAGAAGAACATCCAGGTGCTGATCGGCCAGATGGTGTCGATCAACGGCGCGCGTCTCAGCAAGCGCGCGGGCAACATCATCGAGATGGACGACCTGCTCGACTGGCTGGGCACCGATGCGCTGCGCTACTCGCTCGAGCGCTCACCGGCGGACTCCCCGCTCGACCTCGACCCAGAGCTGCTGCAGAAGCGCACCAACGACAACCCGGTCTTCTACGTGCAGTACGCCCACGCGCGCACGCACAACGTGGCCCGCAACGCCGGCGACTCGGGCGTGGATCGCTCGGAGTTCGCCCCCGAGACGCTCACGCACGAGTCCGAGGCCGCGCTCCTCGGCGCGCTGCAGGAGTTCCCCCGCATTGTGGCGTTCGCTGCGGAGGTGCGCGAGCCGCATCGGGTCGCGCGCTACCTGGAGGAGCTGGCCGGGCTGTACCACCGCTGGTACGACAACTGCCGTGTCATCCCGCAGGGCGACGACCCGATCGAGAGCGTGCACCGCACGCGACTGTGGCTGAATGACGCCGCCGGTCAGGTCTTCCGCAACGGTCTCGACCTGCTGGGAGTGTCGGCCCCCGAACGCATGTGA